The proteins below come from a single Erythrobacter sp. SG61-1L genomic window:
- a CDS encoding EscU/YscU/HrcU family type III secretion system export apparatus switch protein encodes MAEGQEQNRSEEATPFKLRKAREKGQVARGMDLGFMGSLAALAVVVLFAGQGFAARLAQLMRLSLTSGIDRTRDPADVLATIGAIYWPAFQPIIILGLVAMVVLVLLEVLQLRGFIFTTAPLKPDFSRLNPAKGLKRLFSLRMLKETAKNIVKLAAYTAITWLLIDWAVRTHGDSMADAGMLARAMAGTATRLLLAFLGAAFFFMVIDQVIARGEFRKQMRMSRREITREAKEREGEPRLKQKRRQLHEEMRKQSEGLGKLDGSDFLVVNPEHFAVALQYRPDEMEAPVVRAKGRNHFAQLLKRKARLLGLPVIADPALARALFRECEAGQPIGARHFHGVARHYARLRRDAAQRQETGNNG; translated from the coding sequence ATGGCGGAAGGGCAGGAACAGAACCGCAGCGAGGAAGCGACCCCGTTCAAGCTGCGCAAGGCGCGCGAGAAGGGGCAGGTCGCACGCGGCATGGACCTCGGCTTCATGGGCAGCCTTGCTGCGCTGGCCGTGGTGGTGCTGTTCGCGGGGCAGGGCTTCGCCGCCCGCCTTGCGCAGCTGATGCGCCTCAGCCTCACTTCCGGAATAGACCGCACGCGCGATCCGGCCGATGTGCTGGCCACTATCGGGGCGATCTATTGGCCCGCCTTCCAGCCGATCATCATTCTCGGGCTGGTGGCCATGGTGGTGCTGGTGCTGCTGGAAGTGCTGCAACTGCGCGGTTTCATCTTCACTACTGCCCCGCTGAAGCCGGATTTCAGCCGCCTCAATCCGGCCAAGGGCCTCAAGCGGCTGTTTTCCCTGCGGATGCTGAAGGAAACGGCCAAGAACATCGTCAAGCTGGCGGCATATACGGCGATCACCTGGCTGTTGATCGACTGGGCAGTGCGCACCCATGGCGACAGCATGGCGGATGCGGGGATGCTGGCGCGTGCCATGGCCGGCACGGCCACGCGCCTGTTGCTGGCGTTCCTGGGTGCGGCCTTTTTCTTCATGGTGATCGATCAGGTCATCGCCCGGGGCGAATTTCGCAAACAGATGCGCATGAGCCGGCGGGAGATCACGCGCGAGGCGAAGGAGCGGGAAGGGGAGCCGCGCCTCAAGCAGAAGCGCCGCCAGTTGCACGAGGAAATGCGCAAACAGTCCGAAGGGCTGGGCAAGCTCGACGGCTCGGACTTCCTCGTCGTCAATCCCGAGCATTTCGCCGTCGCCCTGCAATATCGCCCGGATGAGATGGAGGCACCCGTGGTGCGGGCCAAGGGGCGCAATCACTTCGCGCAATTGCTGAAGCGCAAGGCCCGCCTTCTGGGCCTGCCTGTCATCGCGGACCCGGCGCTGGCCCGCGCCCTGTTCCGCGAATGCGAGGCCGGGCAGCCCATCGGCGCCCGCCACTTCCACGGCGTTGCCCGCCATTACGCCAGATTGAGGCGAGATGCCGCCCAGCGGCAGGAGACCGGAAATAATGGGTAA
- a CDS encoding carotenoid oxygenase family protein, with product MSKFRDESQAPVNPGRRDFLGAAALGTGAALAGMGAAAVPASAAAPSGPAPQVDFPSDPRAFAGGPPGTNIRAEIDLYDCEVEGALPSGLNGTFFRVGPDPQYPKPKEHEGDIMFDGEGHVSMFRIKDGHVDYRTRYAKTQRWKAQHEARRSLFGMYRNPLTDDPSVEGLSRGTANTQLFVHHKKLLVFKEDSPPVYMDPNTLETLDDYYTFGGKLDSQTHTAHPKIDSETGEYIGFGYEANGLCSKDICVFSADRNGAINWQVKVQAPYAGMMHDFAVTQKHVILYLTNMISDMDRIKAGGVHFSYDSKTPCYLGIMRRGGDGKDLKWFTGPNLFCTHVMGAWTDGDKVTVDMDGGEGNQFPFFPSLHEPFDPVKGTGYVRRFTVDLSSKTNDRYQVETLYPQITGVLARQDDRYHTLPYRYGFLNTTGARGGGGGGWAMFDHHTGKVEVAQVADYSLSEMTFVPRRQDAPEGDGYLIGMGSSQKESGRSDLILFDTKDIGAGPVARVKMPFKCVGQVHGFWADSSDLPTPA from the coding sequence ATGTCGAAATTTCGCGATGAGTCGCAGGCGCCGGTCAATCCGGGCCGGCGCGATTTTCTCGGTGCTGCGGCGCTGGGAACGGGCGCGGCCCTTGCAGGCATGGGCGCCGCCGCCGTACCGGCCAGTGCGGCCGCTCCTTCCGGCCCCGCGCCGCAGGTAGACTTCCCCAGCGATCCGCGCGCCTTTGCCGGTGGCCCTCCGGGCACCAATATCCGCGCCGAGATCGACCTTTACGATTGCGAAGTGGAAGGCGCCCTGCCCTCCGGCCTTAACGGCACTTTCTTCCGCGTCGGCCCCGATCCGCAATATCCCAAGCCGAAAGAGCATGAAGGCGACATCATGTTCGACGGCGAAGGCCATGTCTCGATGTTCCGCATCAAGGACGGGCATGTCGATTACCGCACGCGCTATGCCAAGACGCAGCGCTGGAAGGCGCAGCACGAGGCGCGCCGTTCGCTGTTCGGCATGTATCGCAACCCGCTGACCGACGATCCCAGCGTCGAGGGCCTCAGCCGCGGCACGGCCAACACCCAGCTGTTCGTGCATCACAAGAAGCTGTTGGTGTTCAAGGAAGACAGCCCGCCGGTCTATATGGACCCCAACACGCTGGAAACGCTGGACGATTACTACACTTTCGGCGGAAAGCTGGACAGCCAGACGCACACGGCGCACCCGAAGATCGATTCCGAGACGGGCGAATATATCGGTTTCGGTTACGAAGCTAACGGCCTGTGTTCCAAGGATATCTGCGTGTTTTCGGCGGACCGGAACGGCGCCATCAACTGGCAGGTGAAGGTGCAGGCGCCCTATGCAGGCATGATGCACGACTTCGCGGTGACGCAGAAGCACGTGATCCTCTACCTCACCAACATGATCTCCGACATGGACCGGATCAAGGCAGGCGGCGTCCACTTCTCTTACGACAGCAAGACGCCCTGCTATCTGGGCATCATGCGTCGGGGCGGCGACGGCAAGGATCTGAAATGGTTCACCGGCCCCAACCTCTTCTGCACCCATGTGATGGGCGCTTGGACCGATGGCGACAAGGTGACGGTGGACATGGATGGCGGCGAAGGGAACCAGTTCCCCTTCTTCCCCAGCCTGCATGAGCCATTCGATCCGGTGAAGGGCACCGGCTATGTCCGCCGCTTCACCGTGGACCTCTCCAGCAAGACGAATGACCGCTATCAGGTGGAAACGCTCTATCCGCAGATCACCGGCGTGCTGGCCCGGCAGGATGACCGATACCACACCCTGCCCTATCGCTATGGCTTCCTGAACACCACCGGCGCGCGGGGCGGCGGCGGTGGAGGCTGGGCCATGTTCGATCACCACACAGGGAAGGTCGAAGTGGCGCAGGTTGCCGATTATTCGCTGTCCGAAATGACTTTCGTGCCCCGCAGGCAAGACGCGCCGGAAGGCGACGGCTACCTGATCGGCATGGGCAGCAGCCAGAAAGAATCCGGTCGCAGCGACTTGATCCTGTTCGACACCAAGGACATAGGCGCCGGGCCCGTGGCCCGCGTGAAGATGCCTTTCAAATGCGTCGGCCAGGTCCATGGTTTCTGGGCGGATTCAAGCGACCTTCCAACTCCTGCATGA
- the fliQ gene encoding flagellar biosynthesis protein FliQ encodes MGADRALGFLYEALWTGLVIAGPVLLVTLIVGLLISIFQVATQIQEITLSYVPKTLAAGFTLVALGPWMLARLTDFARSLYMIIPSLGH; translated from the coding sequence ATGGGCGCGGATCGGGCGCTGGGCTTTTTGTATGAAGCGTTGTGGACCGGACTGGTGATTGCCGGCCCGGTGCTGCTCGTCACTCTGATTGTGGGCCTGTTGATCTCGATCTTTCAGGTCGCCACCCAGATACAGGAAATCACGCTCAGCTATGTGCCCAAGACACTGGCGGCGGGCTTCACGCTGGTTGCGCTCGGCCCGTGGATGCTGGCGCGGCTGACCGATTTTGCCCGCTCGCTTTACATGATCATCCCCAGCCTGGGGCACTAG
- a CDS encoding flagellar biosynthesis protein FlhA produces the protein MGKLFGKNKDLVLVIGTVMILLILFSPIPPALLDLAIIINFGFGLTIMLLTFYVRKPVEFSTFPSLLLVATLYRLSLNVAATRLILTGADAGDVIDAIGHYAVQGNFVIGLVVFFILIVVQYVVVTSGAQRVSEVAARFTLDSMPGQQMSIDADLNLGLIDQKQAIERREELEKEASFYGAMDGASKFVKGDAIAGIIILLIDIVAGLIVGVAQMGMGWGEALERFTLLTIGDGIATQLPALIISIATGIIVTRSAADKELSTEIFRQLASEPRIPLIVMAVMGLLMLLPGMPKWPIAILLGITLFAWLRIRRLRREEAEDIGRESEEEQAPAGTTAQPPLEIAFGARLAEAWAHRKALLLERISTSRIAHERAFGLAFPAVRFVESDDLGGLDYRVNIHGTTYGTGQLHPDRMLAIAQSDNAPRLAGLAVRDPAYGIAATWIEPAMANEAGQAGYSVIDPETVMITHFVEIVRMEAPSLLTRAVTGELLDALRERQPGLVEELVPNIMTLSDVQRILQNLLRERVSIANLDLIVETLVDVGRAERDPLELTEKVRQALSTAICNGLKGQNAQLSVLSLDPRLENRIIAGAGTAEAAALGMEPRLAEQLLRGLAPLAEGMMRQGKAPVLLCAGPIRRLLVRLTQRSIPQLSVLSVDEVPMRIALHSFDVVKVEG, from the coding sequence ATGGGTAAGCTCTTCGGCAAGAACAAGGATCTGGTGCTGGTGATCGGCACGGTGATGATCCTGCTGATCCTCTTCTCGCCGATTCCTCCGGCGCTGCTGGACCTGGCGATCATCATCAATTTCGGCTTCGGTCTGACGATCATGCTGCTGACCTTCTATGTCAGGAAGCCGGTGGAATTTTCCACTTTCCCCTCGCTGTTGCTGGTCGCCACGCTTTATCGCCTGTCGCTCAACGTCGCGGCCACGCGCCTGATCCTGACCGGCGCGGATGCGGGCGACGTGATCGACGCCATCGGCCACTATGCCGTGCAGGGCAATTTCGTGATCGGGCTGGTGGTCTTCTTCATCCTGATCGTGGTGCAATATGTGGTCGTCACTTCCGGCGCGCAGCGCGTTTCGGAAGTGGCGGCGCGCTTCACGCTGGATTCCATGCCAGGCCAGCAGATGAGCATCGATGCCGATCTCAACCTCGGCCTGATCGACCAGAAACAGGCGATTGAGCGGCGCGAGGAGCTGGAGAAGGAAGCCAGCTTCTATGGTGCGATGGATGGCGCGTCCAAATTCGTGAAGGGCGATGCGATTGCCGGGATCATCATCCTGCTGATCGACATCGTGGCCGGGTTGATCGTGGGCGTGGCGCAGATGGGCATGGGCTGGGGCGAGGCGCTGGAGCGGTTCACTCTGCTCACCATCGGGGACGGGATCGCCACTCAGCTGCCCGCGCTGATCATCTCCATCGCCACCGGCATCATCGTCACCCGCTCGGCGGCGGACAAGGAGCTGAGCACCGAGATTTTCCGCCAGCTCGCCTCCGAACCGCGCATTCCGCTGATCGTGATGGCGGTAATGGGCCTGCTGATGCTGCTGCCGGGCATGCCCAAATGGCCCATCGCGATCCTGCTGGGCATCACCCTGTTCGCCTGGCTGCGCATCCGCAGGCTGCGCCGGGAAGAGGCGGAGGACATCGGGCGGGAGAGCGAGGAGGAACAGGCCCCCGCAGGCACCACGGCCCAGCCGCCGCTGGAAATCGCCTTCGGTGCCCGGCTGGCGGAGGCATGGGCGCATCGCAAGGCCCTGCTGCTGGAACGTATCTCCACCAGCCGCATTGCGCATGAACGCGCCTTCGGCCTTGCCTTCCCGGCAGTGCGCTTCGTGGAGAGCGACGATCTGGGCGGGCTGGATTACCGCGTGAACATCCACGGCACCACCTATGGCACGGGCCAGCTTCACCCGGACCGGATGCTGGCCATCGCCCAGAGCGACAATGCCCCGCGCCTTGCCGGGCTGGCGGTGCGCGATCCGGCCTATGGCATCGCCGCGACCTGGATTGAACCCGCCATGGCGAACGAGGCAGGGCAGGCGGGCTACAGCGTGATTGACCCGGAAACGGTGATGATCACCCATTTCGTGGAGATCGTGCGGATGGAGGCGCCCAGCCTGCTGACCCGCGCGGTAACCGGCGAATTGCTCGACGCCCTGCGGGAACGCCAGCCGGGGCTGGTGGAGGAACTGGTGCCCAACATCATGACCCTGTCCGATGTGCAGCGCATCCTGCAGAACCTGCTGCGCGAGCGGGTGTCCATCGCCAATCTGGACCTGATCGTGGAAACGCTGGTGGATGTCGGCCGGGCCGAGCGCGATCCGCTGGAACTGACCGAGAAGGTCCGCCAGGCGCTCAGCACCGCCATCTGCAACGGGCTGAAAGGCCAGAACGCGCAGCTTTCCGTCCTCAGCCTCGATCCAAGGCTGGAAAACCGGATCATCGCGGGCGCCGGCACGGCAGAGGCGGCGGCCCTGGGCATGGAACCGCGCCTTGCCGAACAATTGCTGCGCGGCCTTGCCCCGCTGGCGGAAGGGATGATGCGGCAGGGCAAGGCGCCGGTGCTGCTCTGCGCCGGGCCGATCCGGCGGCTGCTGGTGAGGCTGACCCAGCGTTCCATCCCGCAGCTTTCAGTCCTCTCGGTGGACGAAGTGCCGATGCGCATTGCGCTCCATTCATTCGATGTTGTTAAGGTGGAAGGCTAA
- a CDS encoding tetratricopeptide repeat protein, producing the protein MQAETQSRLELLLSYLGHDPDNPNLLRDCAAAAMELGDLAKAKHLFARLRDVGELTDADSNLWAIAAMRSGEPELAAETFAGLLERNPGNHGLAFNLAWARALAGDNEGALALLSEDLTEALPQAAQLEVHLLHASGLFDKAEHRARAHLAQHGDYPPFAAAVSVLALDVEDEGLARAMAEKGGTHPDALTTLGTLTLGDQQPEEARAMFEQALALSPNSPRAWVGLGLADLLQGNAATAGERLDKGAEIFGDHLGSWIAAGWAYLIAGDLPTARARFEQAVALDGTFAEAQGSLAVAELLTGQREEATRRAEVALRLDRHCFSAAFVQILLNAADGNPERAQRIMEMALKQPLGADGRTIADAIARMAR; encoded by the coding sequence ATGCAGGCAGAAACACAATCCCGGCTGGAGCTTCTGCTCTCTTACCTCGGGCACGATCCCGATAATCCCAACCTGCTGCGCGATTGCGCCGCCGCCGCGATGGAACTGGGCGATCTGGCCAAGGCGAAGCACCTGTTCGCCCGCCTGCGCGATGTTGGCGAGCTTACCGATGCCGACAGCAATCTCTGGGCCATCGCCGCCATGCGCAGTGGGGAGCCGGAACTGGCGGCGGAGACTTTCGCGGGCCTGCTGGAACGCAATCCCGGCAATCACGGCCTCGCCTTCAACCTCGCCTGGGCCAGGGCGCTGGCGGGGGACAATGAAGGGGCGCTGGCCCTGCTGAGCGAGGATTTGACCGAGGCGCTGCCGCAGGCCGCCCAGCTCGAAGTCCATCTGCTCCACGCGAGTGGCCTCTTCGATAAGGCAGAGCACCGTGCCCGCGCACACCTCGCGCAGCATGGCGATTATCCGCCCTTCGCCGCCGCCGTCTCCGTCCTCGCGCTGGATGTGGAGGATGAGGGACTGGCCCGCGCCATGGCGGAAAAGGGCGGCACCCATCCCGATGCGCTCACCACGCTCGGCACGCTCACTCTGGGCGATCAGCAGCCGGAAGAGGCGCGGGCGATGTTCGAACAGGCCCTCGCGCTCAGCCCCAATTCCCCCCGCGCCTGGGTGGGGCTGGGGTTGGCCGATCTGCTGCAAGGCAATGCGGCCACAGCGGGGGAGCGGCTGGATAAGGGTGCGGAGATTTTCGGCGATCACCTCGGCAGCTGGATCGCGGCGGGCTGGGCCTATCTGATCGCGGGAGACCTGCCCACGGCCCGCGCCCGCTTCGAACAGGCCGTGGCGCTGGACGGCACTTTCGCCGAAGCGCAAGGCTCGCTCGCCGTGGCGGAACTGCTGACGGGCCAGCGCGAAGAGGCCACCCGCCGCGCCGAAGTCGCCCTCCGTCTGGACCGCCACTGCTTCTCCGCCGCCTTCGTCCAGATCCTGCTGAATGCCGCCGACGGCAATCCCGAGCGCGCCCAGCGGATCATGGAAATGGCGCTCAAGCAGCCGCTAGGCGCGGATGGCCGGACGATTGCGGACGCGATTGCGCGGATGGCGCGGTGA
- a CDS encoding flagellar biosynthetic protein FliR: MEDLALTLEAVLLVSLRIVPTLAFAPPFTLLRLPVPIRLLLALALGMALVAGNPEAALGALRQGQSQLSLATGELLVGIAISLSLQIAFAAIQWAGGAADIQAGFGLATVADPTTQAQMPLAGTVFSYAAALIFFTSGGPYDLLALWSASLEALPVGHALRSGDMAALGTLLGASFTIAMGLFALVMLVLFLLDLAIAFMSRTLPQMNMLLLGFQVKSIAMLATLPVALALSTALALRLLRLAIESAPRLLGAGG, encoded by the coding sequence GTGGAGGATCTGGCCCTTACTCTTGAGGCAGTGCTGCTGGTCAGCCTGCGGATCGTGCCCACGCTGGCTTTCGCGCCGCCGTTCACTTTGCTGCGCCTGCCCGTGCCGATCCGCCTGCTGCTGGCCTTGGCACTGGGCATGGCGCTGGTGGCAGGCAATCCCGAAGCGGCGCTGGGCGCCTTGCGGCAGGGGCAATCTCAGCTGTCGCTCGCCACGGGTGAATTGCTGGTCGGGATTGCCATTTCGCTGTCCCTCCAGATCGCCTTTGCTGCCATCCAATGGGCGGGCGGCGCGGCAGATATTCAGGCGGGTTTCGGCCTTGCGACCGTGGCAGACCCGACCACACAGGCGCAGATGCCGCTGGCGGGGACGGTATTCTCCTACGCCGCGGCCCTGATCTTCTTCACTTCCGGTGGGCCTTACGATCTGCTGGCGCTGTGGTCTGCCTCGCTGGAAGCTTTGCCGGTTGGCCATGCCTTGCGCAGCGGGGACATGGCGGCACTGGGCACATTGCTGGGCGCCAGCTTCACAATTGCCATGGGCCTCTTCGCGCTGGTGATGCTGGTGCTGTTCCTGCTCGATCTGGCCATCGCCTTCATGTCGCGCACCCTGCCGCAGATGAACATGTTGCTGCTGGGCTTTCAGGTGAAGTCCATCGCCATGCTGGCCACTCTCCCGGTGGCGCTGGCGCTCTCCACCGCGCTTGCCCTGCGCCTGCTGCGGCTGGCCATTGAAAGCGCGCCGCGCCTGCTGGGGGCCGGGGGCTGA
- a CDS encoding nuclear transport factor 2 family protein, whose translation MGIRPAKTICRAALAAALLLGAAAPAAVSAEGIYARDYAEDRAEIEDLMARYLFAIDYFDWDAYVATFAEDGELEFARGTSKGRDAIRKTVASFSENIGKFYHTEDGKPALLRHVILQSSIRVEGERAWARSLWVEMANDGPGDTMKMGTYGIYEDELKRVDGHWLFAKRRVLNEFLPNRQSGPKNPVREMDEAAEAYLGGK comes from the coding sequence ATGGGCATCCGGCCCGCAAAGACGATCTGCCGGGCCGCGCTGGCCGCTGCACTGCTGCTGGGCGCCGCCGCGCCTGCCGCGGTAAGCGCGGAAGGCATCTACGCGCGTGATTACGCCGAAGACCGGGCCGAGATCGAGGATCTGATGGCCCGCTATCTCTTCGCCATCGATTACTTCGACTGGGATGCCTATGTCGCCACCTTCGCGGAAGACGGCGAACTGGAATTTGCGCGCGGCACGTCCAAAGGGCGAGATGCGATCCGCAAGACAGTGGCGAGCTTCAGCGAGAATATCGGAAAGTTCTATCACACTGAAGACGGCAAGCCCGCACTGCTGCGCCACGTGATCCTGCAATCTTCCATCCGCGTGGAAGGCGAGCGTGCCTGGGCTCGCTCGCTGTGGGTCGAAATGGCCAATGACGGGCCAGGCGACACCATGAAGATGGGCACTTACGGCATCTATGAGGATGAGTTGAAGCGCGTGGACGGCCACTGGCTGTTCGCCAAGCGCCGCGTTCTCAACGAATTCCTCCCCAATCGCCAGTCCGGGCCGAAGAACCCGGTACGCGAAATGGACGAGGCGGCCGAGGCCTATCTCGGCGGGAAGTAA
- a CDS encoding PQQ-dependent dehydrogenase, methanol/ethanol family codes for MSAMNMKMIWRGTAAALLMLAGGAAIAGADHGSTPAWVDEARMAAPEDGQWLSGGRTYDEQHFSPLTQINDGNVSQLGLAWYADIDTERGMEASPLMIDGVLYNVQPWNIVTAYDAKTGRQLWRFDPQVPLRFGRLACCDIVSRGIAAWKGHIYVATLDGRLIALDAKTGKQVWSTLTVDNSKNYTITGAPRVYEGKVVIGNGGAEKGVRGYVSAYDAETGEMAWRFYTVPGDPSLGFEDEAMERAAETWTGEWWKAGGGGTVWDALAFDPETHLVYIGTGNGSPWVRKWRSPGGGDNLYLSSIVALDMRTGKYVWHYQTTPGEEWDYTSTQQMILADLPLNGKTRKVIMQAPKNGFFYILDRVTGELLSAEKFVPINWATHVDMKTGRPVENPAARYGEKPVLVSPGAGGGHNWNPMAYSPLTGLVYLPVTETYMGYAAASSFDPANPGTGASYTGYEEERKAITEYADKHSKAWLSAWDPKTQKEVWRVPSPLKGSGGVLATAGNLVFEGTIGATFAAYNAKTGEKLWELPVQNVPIAAPISYSVDGEQYIAVNVGWGGGLAHVERSAYAALFLSKPRLLVFKLGGKATLPPLPEQSREVPELLAPPKVTGSPDMVAKGEQLYGANCALCHGVAARGGVKDLRHMSPETHKEFLDIVIGGKREANGMASFADLLSTEDAEAIHQYVISRANADWEGN; via the coding sequence ATGAGTGCGATGAATATGAAGATGATCTGGCGCGGCACGGCCGCTGCCCTGCTGATGCTGGCCGGTGGTGCGGCCATTGCCGGCGCAGACCATGGTTCCACACCCGCATGGGTGGACGAGGCGCGCATGGCCGCGCCCGAGGACGGCCAGTGGCTGAGCGGCGGGCGCACTTATGACGAGCAGCATTTCAGCCCGCTCACCCAGATCAACGATGGCAATGTCAGCCAGCTGGGCCTTGCCTGGTATGCCGACATCGACACCGAACGCGGGATGGAAGCCAGCCCGCTGATGATCGACGGCGTGCTCTACAACGTCCAGCCGTGGAACATCGTCACTGCCTATGACGCGAAGACCGGCCGCCAGCTGTGGCGTTTCGATCCGCAAGTGCCGCTGCGCTTCGGCCGCCTGGCCTGCTGCGACATCGTCTCGCGCGGGATCGCGGCGTGGAAGGGCCATATCTATGTCGCCACGCTTGACGGGCGGCTGATCGCGCTCGATGCGAAGACGGGCAAGCAGGTCTGGTCCACGCTGACGGTCGACAATTCCAAGAACTACACCATCACCGGCGCCCCGCGCGTCTATGAAGGCAAGGTGGTGATCGGCAATGGCGGCGCCGAAAAGGGCGTGCGCGGCTATGTCAGCGCCTATGATGCCGAAACCGGCGAGATGGCGTGGCGCTTCTACACCGTGCCGGGCGATCCCTCGCTGGGCTTCGAGGACGAGGCCATGGAACGCGCGGCCGAAACCTGGACGGGCGAATGGTGGAAAGCCGGTGGCGGCGGCACCGTTTGGGATGCCCTCGCCTTCGATCCGGAAACCCATCTGGTCTATATCGGCACCGGCAACGGATCGCCCTGGGTGCGCAAGTGGCGCAGCCCCGGCGGCGGCGACAATCTGTATCTCTCCAGCATCGTGGCGCTGGATATGCGCACCGGCAAATATGTCTGGCACTACCAGACCACGCCGGGCGAGGAATGGGACTATACCTCCACCCAGCAGATGATCCTGGCCGACCTCCCGCTGAACGGGAAGACGCGCAAGGTGATCATGCAGGCGCCGAAGAACGGCTTCTTCTACATCCTCGACCGGGTGACGGGCGAATTGCTCAGCGCGGAGAAATTCGTGCCGATCAACTGGGCTACTCATGTCGACATGAAGACCGGCCGCCCGGTGGAAAATCCGGCTGCCCGCTATGGCGAAAAGCCTGTGCTGGTCTCGCCCGGCGCGGGCGGCGGCCACAATTGGAACCCGATGGCCTACAGCCCGCTGACCGGGCTGGTCTATCTGCCGGTGACCGAAACCTACATGGGCTATGCCGCGGCTTCCAGCTTCGATCCGGCCAACCCCGGCACGGGCGCGAGCTACACCGGCTATGAGGAAGAGCGCAAGGCGATCACCGAATATGCCGACAAGCATTCCAAGGCCTGGCTCTCCGCATGGGACCCGAAGACCCAGAAGGAAGTCTGGCGCGTGCCATCCCCACTCAAGGGCAGTGGCGGCGTGCTGGCGACGGCGGGCAATCTCGTCTTTGAAGGCACCATCGGCGCGACCTTCGCCGCCTACAACGCCAAGACGGGCGAGAAGCTCTGGGAATTGCCGGTGCAGAACGTGCCCATCGCGGCGCCGATCAGCTATTCGGTTGATGGCGAGCAATATATCGCGGTGAATGTCGGCTGGGGCGGCGGGCTCGCCCATGTGGAACGCTCTGCCTATGCGGCGCTGTTCCTGTCCAAGCCGCGCCTGCTGGTGTTCAAGCTGGGTGGCAAGGCCACTCTGCCCCCGCTCCCCGAACAGTCGCGCGAAGTTCCCGAACTGCTGGCCCCGCCCAAGGTGACCGGCAGCCCGGACATGGTGGCCAAGGGCGAGCAGCTCTATGGCGCCAATTGCGCCCTGTGCCACGGCGTCGCCGCGCGCGGCGGGGTGAAGGATCTGCGGCATATGTCGCCGGAAACACACAAGGAATTCCTCGACATCGTGATCGGCGGCAAGCGCGAGGCGAACGGCATGGCCAGCTTTGCCGACCTGCTATCCACCGAGGATGCCGAAGCGATCCACCAATATGTGATTTCGAGAGCCAATGCCGACTGGGAAGGCAACTGA